One genomic window of Prochlorococcus marinus str. NATL2A includes the following:
- a CDS encoding aminotransferase class V-fold PLP-dependent enzyme yields MSPILFKDNMPALQNKAYFNYGGQGPLPTQSLNAITSSWQTIQKLGPFTNHVWPYITKEVITTKNLIAEICSIHPKRIAFTENVTSGCVLPLLGLPFSDGDNLLLSDCEHPGIVAACKELARKKNLTIAILPVSKLCNGNDKKDETYNSVLKLIDEYLQKNTKLVVLSHLLWNTGQIMPIELISKRLKEHSSKPYLLVDAAQSFCHIPSKGACDTADIYAFTGHKWAYGPEGLGAVVLSARVLEESSPTLIGWKSLKAEEGIHINNKAPFHSDARRFEIATSCIPLLAGLRSSLAMLKNEGNETERFFKIKSLSCVLWEKLNQIKNIELVLNSPPPSGIISFTINGNHSPEEVVNYLGKENLWIRVLEDPKWLRACVHITTDSNEINNLVIGLENFISTK; encoded by the coding sequence ATGTCACCAATATTGTTCAAAGACAATATGCCCGCGCTGCAAAATAAAGCTTATTTCAATTATGGAGGTCAAGGTCCACTCCCAACTCAATCATTAAATGCAATAACTTCTAGTTGGCAAACAATTCAAAAATTAGGTCCATTCACAAATCATGTTTGGCCATACATTACGAAAGAAGTAATAACCACAAAAAATCTTATAGCGGAGATTTGCTCTATACATCCCAAGAGAATTGCATTTACTGAAAATGTCACCTCCGGATGTGTCTTGCCTTTACTAGGGCTACCATTTTCTGATGGTGATAATTTGTTACTTAGCGATTGTGAGCATCCGGGGATAGTCGCAGCATGCAAAGAGTTAGCTCGAAAAAAGAATCTAACAATAGCAATACTTCCTGTATCAAAGTTATGCAATGGTAACGACAAGAAAGATGAGACGTATAACTCAGTACTGAAATTGATAGATGAATATCTTCAAAAAAATACGAAGCTTGTTGTTCTCTCACATCTCCTTTGGAATACAGGGCAAATTATGCCAATTGAACTTATTTCAAAAAGACTTAAAGAGCATTCAAGCAAACCTTATTTATTAGTTGATGCTGCTCAAAGTTTTTGTCATATTCCAAGCAAAGGTGCTTGTGATACTGCGGACATCTATGCGTTTACAGGACATAAATGGGCTTACGGGCCTGAGGGCTTGGGCGCTGTTGTTCTTTCAGCAAGAGTTCTAGAAGAATCAAGCCCAACATTGATTGGTTGGAAAAGCTTAAAAGCTGAAGAAGGAATACATATAAATAATAAAGCTCCTTTTCATTCTGATGCCAGACGTTTTGAGATAGCGACTTCTTGTATCCCTCTTTTAGCTGGTCTCAGAAGCTCTCTAGCAATGCTAAAAAATGAAGGTAATGAGACTGAGCGCTTTTTTAAGATTAAAAGCCTCAGCTGTGTCCTGTGGGAGAAACTCAATCAAATCAAAAACATTGAACTTGTTTTAAATAGTCCACCACCCTCAGGAATTATAAGTTTTACCATTAATGGGAACCATTCTCCTGAAGAGGTTGTCAACTATCTTGGTAAAGAGAATTTGTGGATCAGAGTTCTCGAGGATCCTAAATGGCTTCGTGCTTGCGTTCATATAACTACAGATTCAAACGAAATAAATAACCTTGTTATAGGTCTAGAAAATTTCATCTCGACTAAGTAG
- a CDS encoding porin — protein sequence MKLFSRLLVAPAALGLMAPVAANADTAFSSTTTLSGSAVFTTGSVADGGTADNQEELYMQYAYGLDLNSSFTGEDLFSAGLVAGNASGPLASMDSAESGDLTVTSLFYNFPVGDLSVTVGPLVDQDDVVAATTSAYSDAFRLGSMPYSLAGNETGPGVGVAYSNDNGVVASVSFVSVGGSDSTVGIGADDGDDVSTFTLGYNGDGFGGGLVIASNDGEAGEGYDTFGGGIYYSPESIDATFSVAYDTTDPETGADATDLFIGVDYEVGPGTLSAAYNETDVDGGSSDDVTGFEVSYTYAINDSVTITPGFFTVEDNTGDDDSGVVLETVFSF from the coding sequence ATGAAGCTTTTTTCACGTTTATTAGTAGCTCCAGCAGCTTTGGGCCTAATGGCTCCAGTTGCGGCTAATGCAGATACTGCATTTTCATCAACAACAACTCTTTCTGGATCTGCTGTTTTCACAACAGGTTCTGTTGCTGACGGCGGAACAGCAGACAACCAAGAAGAGCTTTATATGCAGTATGCATATGGCCTTGACCTAAATTCTAGCTTCACAGGCGAAGACCTTTTCTCTGCTGGTCTTGTAGCTGGTAATGCTAGTGGCCCACTTGCAAGCATGGATAGTGCTGAATCAGGTGATCTAACTGTTACTTCTCTTTTCTACAACTTCCCTGTTGGCGATCTTTCAGTAACTGTTGGACCTTTGGTTGATCAGGATGATGTTGTTGCTGCAACAACTTCTGCTTATTCAGACGCTTTCAGACTAGGCAGTATGCCTTATTCTTTGGCTGGTAACGAAACTGGTCCTGGAGTTGGTGTTGCTTATTCTAATGACAACGGCGTAGTTGCTTCTGTAAGTTTCGTTTCTGTTGGTGGCTCTGATTCAACAGTAGGAATCGGCGCTGATGATGGAGATGATGTTTCAACTTTCACTCTTGGCTATAACGGCGACGGCTTTGGTGGCGGTCTTGTAATCGCTTCTAACGACGGCGAAGCGGGTGAAGGCTATGACACATTTGGTGGTGGTATCTACTACAGCCCAGAGTCAATTGATGCAACATTCAGCGTTGCTTATGACACAACAGATCCAGAGACAGGTGCTGATGCAACTGACTTGTTCATTGGTGTTGACTACGAAGTTGGTCCTGGAACACTAAGTGCTGCTTACAATGAAACTGATGTTGACGGTGGTAGCTCTGATGATGTAACAGGCTTTGAAGTCTCTTACACTTATGCAATCAATGACAGCGTAACAATCACTCCTGGTTTCTTCACTGTAGAAGACAATACTGGTGATGATGACTCTGGTGTTGTTCTTGAAACTGTATTTAGCTTCTAA
- a CDS encoding ABC transporter permease: protein MPLLITLEIVPNGEFGLGNPIFSAPSIDHWCGTDRLGRDVCIRTLAASGVALQVVFVAVSLAVLVGIPLGLLSGYIGGLVDRVLVLFMDTLYTIPVLLLSVVMAFLLGRGILNASIALCVVYIPQYFRLVRNQTSQVKSELYIEAAISMGASPLWVIRKYLLKNVLTSVPVVLTLNAADAVLVLGGLGFLGLGLPENIPEWGSDLNMALVALPTGIWWTAIYPGMAMFVLVLGLSFIGEGLEKILSETSLQN, encoded by the coding sequence GTGCCACTATTAATAACTTTAGAGATTGTGCCTAATGGTGAATTTGGTTTAGGCAACCCGATTTTTTCGGCTCCATCGATAGATCACTGGTGTGGAACTGATCGACTAGGAAGAGATGTTTGTATTAGAACTTTGGCTGCGAGTGGAGTTGCGTTACAAGTTGTTTTTGTTGCCGTATCTCTTGCCGTTCTCGTAGGAATTCCTTTGGGACTTTTAAGTGGCTATATCGGTGGCCTTGTAGATAGGGTTTTGGTACTTTTCATGGATACTCTTTATACAATTCCTGTCCTTCTTCTTTCTGTGGTGATGGCATTTTTATTGGGTAGAGGCATATTGAATGCATCAATAGCATTGTGTGTCGTTTATATTCCTCAATATTTTCGACTTGTTAGGAACCAGACTTCACAGGTTAAATCAGAACTTTATATTGAGGCAGCAATATCAATGGGAGCATCCCCTTTGTGGGTAATAAGAAAGTACCTTCTTAAAAATGTTCTTACTTCTGTCCCTGTAGTTTTAACCCTTAATGCTGCAGATGCAGTATTAGTTCTTGGGGGATTAGGATTTCTTGGATTAGGTCTTCCTGAGAATATTCCAGAATGGGGAAGTGATTTAAATATGGCATTAGTTGCATTACCTACTGGTATCTGGTGGACAGCGATCTATCCTGGTATGGCTATGTTCGTTTTAGTGCTGGGACTGTCTTTTATTGGAGAAGGCTTGGAGAAAATTTTAAGTGAAACTAGTCTTCAGAATTAA
- the lepA gene encoding translation elongation factor 4 → MTNVPISRLRNFCIIAHIDHGKSTLADRLLQDTGTVSSRDMQEQFLDNMDLERERGITIKLQAARMNYKADDGEEYVLNLIDTPGHVDFSYEVSRSLQACEGALLVVDASQGVEAQTLANVYLALENDLEIIPVLNKVDLPGADPEKIKNEIESIIGLDTSKAISCSAKTGVGIPEILQAVVDRIPSPKDNTDQATKALIFDSYYDPYRGVIVYFRIMSGGISKKDKVLLMSSKKSYELDEIGVMAPDQVKVNSLHAGEVGYLAASIKAVADARVGDTITLVDRPAQDALPGYAEAKPMVFCGLFPTDADQYPDLRDALDKLQLSDAALKYEPETSSAMGFGFRCGFLGLLHMEIVQERLEREYDLDLIVTAPSVIYKVKMIDGEIRMIDNPATLPDPQKRETIEEPYVRMEIYAPNDYNGTLMGLCQDRRGDFIDMKYITTDRVTLIYEIPLAEVVTDFFDQMKSRTKGYASMEYHLIGYRENDLVRLDVLINSERADPLTTIVHKDNAYGVGKGLVEKLKELIPKQQFKIPLQASIGSRIIASEGISALRKDVLSKCYGGDISRKKKLLKKQAKGKKRMKSMGKVDVPQEAFMAVLKLNKD, encoded by the coding sequence ATGACTAATGTGCCCATTTCTCGTCTGAGGAACTTCTGCATAATTGCTCATATTGACCATGGTAAATCAACCTTGGCAGATAGGCTTCTTCAGGATACTGGCACTGTCTCCTCTAGAGACATGCAAGAACAATTCTTGGATAATATGGACCTTGAGAGAGAGAGAGGAATAACTATAAAATTACAGGCTGCGCGGATGAATTATAAAGCAGATGATGGAGAGGAATATGTTCTGAATTTGATTGATACTCCTGGCCATGTTGACTTCTCTTATGAGGTGAGTCGATCATTACAGGCTTGTGAGGGCGCCTTGCTGGTTGTTGATGCTAGTCAAGGAGTAGAAGCTCAAACTTTGGCCAATGTTTACCTCGCCTTGGAAAATGATTTAGAAATTATTCCTGTTCTCAATAAAGTTGATTTGCCCGGAGCTGATCCTGAGAAAATCAAAAATGAAATTGAATCAATTATTGGTTTAGATACATCTAAGGCAATTTCCTGTTCTGCTAAAACAGGGGTTGGTATTCCAGAAATACTGCAAGCAGTAGTAGATAGAATACCTTCTCCGAAAGATAATACTGATCAAGCTACAAAAGCACTTATTTTTGATTCCTATTATGACCCTTACAGAGGCGTGATTGTTTATTTCAGAATCATGAGTGGTGGCATAAGTAAGAAAGACAAGGTTTTGCTTATGTCTAGTAAGAAAAGTTATGAGTTAGATGAAATAGGTGTTATGGCACCTGATCAAGTAAAAGTAAATTCTCTTCATGCCGGTGAAGTTGGATATTTAGCTGCATCTATCAAAGCAGTTGCTGATGCGAGAGTAGGGGATACGATTACGTTGGTGGACAGACCTGCTCAAGATGCTTTGCCAGGTTATGCCGAAGCCAAACCAATGGTTTTTTGTGGATTGTTTCCCACGGATGCAGATCAATATCCAGATCTAAGAGATGCTCTAGATAAATTGCAACTATCCGATGCTGCATTGAAATATGAGCCTGAAACAAGTAGTGCAATGGGATTTGGCTTTCGTTGTGGATTTTTAGGTTTATTGCATATGGAAATTGTTCAAGAGCGTTTAGAACGTGAATATGATTTAGATTTAATCGTTACTGCACCATCAGTTATTTATAAAGTGAAAATGATTGATGGAGAAATTAGAATGATCGATAATCCAGCTACACTTCCAGACCCTCAAAAACGTGAAACCATAGAAGAACCCTACGTCCGAATGGAAATTTATGCTCCCAATGATTACAACGGTACCTTGATGGGTCTTTGTCAGGATAGAAGAGGAGATTTTATCGATATGAAGTACATAACGACTGATCGAGTGACGCTTATTTATGAAATACCTCTTGCAGAAGTTGTGACAGACTTCTTTGATCAGATGAAAAGTAGAACTAAGGGATATGCCTCTATGGAATATCACTTAATTGGTTATAGGGAAAATGATTTAGTCAGATTAGACGTTTTAATTAATTCAGAACGAGCAGACCCTTTAACAACGATTGTTCATAAAGATAACGCTTATGGTGTAGGGAAAGGACTTGTTGAGAAATTAAAAGAACTTATTCCAAAACAGCAATTTAAGATTCCTTTACAAGCTTCAATTGGGAGTCGAATTATTGCAAGTGAAGGTATTAGTGCTTTACGAAAAGATGTTTTGTCCAAATGCTACGGAGGCGATATATCCAGAAAAAAGAAATTGTTGAAGAAACAGGCAAAGGGGAAAAAACGAATGAAGTCTATGGGGAAAGTAGATGTTCCCCAAGAGGCTTTTATGGCTGTTTTGAAATTAAATAAAGATTAA
- a CDS encoding hydantoin utilization protein A, producing the protein MLISVLTGFSAGAVHVVSGADHIVAMAPSSVRKPRVALINGLAWGIGHSAGVLILSILGILAKDLINIELMSSYAEFLVGISLLIVGGVAIRTSLKVNIHMHQHMHGEEATHKHFHFHSLGNKLHRSHTHAATGLGVLHGFAGASHLVAVIPALALPLFGALAYLFAYLLGSIFAMGCVVLGISFATSKVNKMFYPFLMRSIGALSIVTGIFWLQKTSILTF; encoded by the coding sequence ATGTTGATCAGCGTCTTGACTGGCTTCTCTGCTGGGGCAGTGCATGTAGTTAGTGGTGCTGATCATATAGTCGCAATGGCTCCTTCCTCTGTCAGAAAACCTCGAGTAGCTTTGATTAATGGGTTGGCATGGGGGATTGGGCACTCAGCAGGGGTTTTAATTCTCTCGATATTAGGGATTTTGGCTAAAGACCTAATAAACATTGAACTAATGTCTTCTTATGCAGAGTTTCTTGTTGGTATAAGCCTTCTGATTGTGGGGGGAGTCGCTATTAGGACTTCCTTGAAAGTAAACATTCACATGCATCAGCATATGCATGGAGAAGAAGCGACTCACAAACATTTTCATTTCCATTCACTTGGAAATAAACTTCATAGAAGTCATACACATGCTGCAACTGGATTAGGGGTTTTACACGGGTTCGCTGGAGCCAGTCATTTGGTTGCAGTTATTCCAGCATTAGCATTACCTTTGTTTGGAGCATTGGCTTATCTATTTGCATATTTACTTGGATCAATTTTTGCAATGGGATGCGTTGTTTTAGGAATATCTTTTGCAACGAGTAAAGTGAATAAAATGTTTTATCCTTTCTTGATGAGATCAATAGGAGCACTATCAATAGTGACAGGAATATTTTGGCTTCAAAAGACCTCAATTCTAACTTTTTAA
- a CDS encoding malate:quinone oxidoreductase: MFNTGTPDSENTYDAILVGAGIMSSTLAVLLHELEPDLRLLVVEKLSSAGLESSCAKNNAGTGHAANCELNYTPIQEDGHLSTTKAFEINKSFEQSLEFWASLAEKGKLIPKTFLNKLPHISLVFGDEDISLLKKRFSKLSSHAAFAKMEFTMDHGELQDWIPLIMDGRKQSEKIAATRIKRGTDIDFGNLTRSYINQIEGAKSIDINYSTNVENLQQDSEGDWYLSLEGAKKNRIVRSKFVFLGAGGGALSLLQKSRIPEGLLYAGFPVSGKWLICDEEKSTKTHNAKVYGKAAVGAPPMSVPHLDTRWIDKKKSLLFGPFAGFSSNFLKYGSKLDLFRSIKTTNLFSMLQAGLDNIDLGKYLLNQLIQTNEDRIDTLKRFLPQVSPNDWKLSTAGQRVQIIKQTSKGGVLKMGTEVVTSSDGSLAALLGASPGASTAVTIMIEVLNRCWQEKMKSSKWKNKMLELFPSIGTDINSDQEALLAIRKRNDFLLKLI; this comes from the coding sequence TTGTTTAATACCGGCACTCCAGATTCAGAAAATACTTATGACGCAATATTAGTAGGTGCAGGAATCATGAGCTCTACTCTTGCAGTACTTCTGCATGAGCTTGAGCCGGATTTACGGTTGTTGGTTGTTGAAAAACTATCTTCTGCTGGCTTGGAAAGTAGCTGCGCTAAGAATAATGCTGGAACAGGACATGCTGCTAACTGTGAGCTTAATTACACTCCAATCCAAGAGGATGGCCATCTTAGTACTACCAAAGCTTTTGAAATAAATAAATCCTTTGAGCAAAGCTTAGAATTTTGGGCATCTTTGGCAGAAAAAGGGAAATTGATACCAAAAACTTTTTTAAATAAGTTGCCACACATCAGCCTTGTCTTTGGAGATGAGGATATTTCTTTGCTTAAAAAAAGGTTTTCTAAACTTAGTTCTCATGCCGCTTTTGCCAAAATGGAATTCACTATGGACCATGGTGAATTACAAGACTGGATTCCATTGATTATGGATGGTAGGAAACAGAGTGAGAAGATTGCCGCGACAAGAATTAAAAGAGGTACTGATATTGATTTTGGCAATTTAACTCGCTCATATATCAATCAAATTGAAGGAGCAAAATCTATTGATATTAATTACTCTACTAATGTTGAAAATCTTCAACAAGATAGTGAAGGAGATTGGTATTTATCTTTAGAAGGAGCCAAAAAAAATAGAATTGTTAGATCAAAGTTTGTTTTCCTAGGGGCAGGTGGAGGAGCCTTATCCCTTTTGCAAAAATCGAGAATTCCAGAAGGCTTGTTATATGCAGGATTCCCTGTTAGCGGCAAGTGGTTGATTTGTGATGAGGAGAAATCAACAAAAACACATAATGCAAAGGTTTATGGAAAGGCAGCAGTTGGAGCCCCGCCAATGTCAGTCCCGCACTTAGATACAAGATGGATAGATAAAAAAAAATCTCTTTTGTTTGGTCCTTTCGCAGGATTTAGTTCAAATTTTTTAAAATACGGATCAAAGTTGGATTTGTTTAGATCAATCAAAACAACTAATCTTTTCTCAATGTTGCAAGCAGGATTAGACAATATAGACCTAGGAAAATACTTGTTAAATCAATTAATACAAACAAATGAGGATCGAATAGATACTTTAAAAAGATTTCTTCCTCAGGTTTCACCTAATGATTGGAAGCTTTCAACGGCAGGACAGCGTGTTCAAATAATTAAACAAACCTCTAAAGGTGGTGTTTTAAAAATGGGGACAGAAGTGGTTACTTCATCAGATGGATCTTTAGCTGCTTTGCTTGGTGCTTCTCCGGGCGCAAGCACAGCAGTAACAATCATGATTGAAGTTCTAAACCGCTGCTGGCAGGAAAAAATGAAATCAAGTAAATGGAAAAATAAAATGTTAGAGCTTTTCCCCAGTATTGGTACAGATATTAATTCAGATCAAGAAGCTCTTTTGGCAATTCGAAAAAGAAACGATTTCTTACTTAAATTAATTTAA
- a CDS encoding NifU family protein, with amino-acid sequence MSDETLALTTENVEKVLDELRPFLMADGGNVEIAEIDGPIVKVRLQGACGSCPSSTMTLKMGIERKLREMIPEVSEVIQVL; translated from the coding sequence ATGAGCGACGAAACTCTTGCACTGACGACAGAAAACGTTGAAAAGGTTCTTGATGAATTAAGACCTTTTCTGATGGCTGATGGAGGGAATGTAGAGATAGCTGAAATAGATGGACCAATCGTCAAAGTTAGACTTCAGGGGGCTTGCGGAAGTTGCCCTAGTAGCACAATGACTTTAAAAATGGGTATTGAAAGAAAACTAAGGGAAATGATTCCGGAGGTTAGCGAGGTAATACAAGTTTTATAA
- the trmH gene encoding tRNA (guanosine(18)-2'-O)-methyltransferase TrmH, which produces MPLLPRRFERIKSVLNRRISDLTVLIENVEKPHNLSAIIRSCDAVGVLEAYAIFNKEKFLTFNSTAQGSQKWVKINQYKKTTEAIKVLKEKGFKLYGTNLNPRSIDYRKCDFKGPTAFVLGAEKWGISEEASSLMDEHIHIPMRGMVESLNVSVAASALLFEALRQRQVANMVPESGEGMSQETYKEKLFEWAYPEVAQWCKSEGRKYPELNYKGEIIDNLPRTEKMRY; this is translated from the coding sequence ATGCCTCTCCTCCCTAGACGTTTCGAACGTATAAAATCAGTATTAAATAGGAGGATTTCAGATCTCACAGTCTTAATTGAGAATGTTGAAAAGCCTCATAATCTCTCAGCGATAATACGAAGTTGTGATGCTGTTGGTGTTCTTGAAGCATATGCAATCTTCAATAAGGAGAAGTTTTTAACATTTAATAGCACTGCTCAAGGAAGTCAAAAATGGGTCAAAATAAACCAATATAAAAAGACCACTGAGGCGATAAAAGTTCTTAAAGAAAAAGGGTTTAAATTGTACGGAACGAACTTGAATCCCAGATCAATTGATTACAGAAAATGTGACTTCAAGGGACCAACAGCATTTGTGCTTGGTGCCGAGAAATGGGGTATCAGTGAAGAAGCTTCGAGTTTAATGGATGAGCATATTCATATTCCAATGAGAGGGATGGTTGAATCTTTAAATGTATCAGTTGCGGCATCGGCATTATTGTTTGAAGCGCTAAGGCAACGACAAGTAGCCAATATGGTTCCTGAATCTGGGGAAGGCATGAGCCAAGAAACATACAAAGAAAAGCTTTTCGAGTGGGCTTACCCCGAGGTTGCTCAATGGTGCAAAAGTGAAGGCAGAAAATATCCAGAACTTAATTATAAAGGTGAGATTATAGATAATCTCCCAAGAACAGAAAAAATGAGATATTAA
- a CDS encoding UDP-N-acetylmuramoyl-L-alanyl-D-glutamate--2,6-diaminopimelate ligase — translation MSRYLHTLLKAIDLQVRSGLANPEIKNLSTDSREIEKGDLFLGLDGEKVDGGNFWAKAIERGACAAIISKKASLLNPPTNEDPVVILPEPVSLFMGKLAADFWGKPSSEICLIGITGTNGKTTTSFLIEFLTTSLGHPSALFGTLINRWPNHEETSKYTTTFAVPLQAKLRKAVQAGVEYGAMEVSSHALSQNRVAGCDFNGAVFTNLSRDHLDYHDSMESYFEAKASLFRSHLIEDGGPRSVINIDDKWGAKLAKELNKKCWTCSLKENSQTREKADLYISNLQIMQDGYKGKLHTPFGVENFISPLIGEFNLMNMLQAVGILVQRGLPLNDLLAALNKFPGVPGRMQLINMDGFKVKEGYPLVIVDYAHTPDGLQNALIASRSLTKRRLICVFGCGGDRDKGKRSKMGEVAAKFADYIVVTSDNPRQEDPIEIIKDIGKGITIDSEISVEPERSIAIQLAIAKAKKNDVVLIAGKGHEDYQILKDQTIYFDDREQARKALSLKTDFI, via the coding sequence TTGTCGCGTTATCTGCACACTTTGTTGAAAGCAATTGATCTTCAGGTCCGCTCAGGGTTAGCAAATCCAGAAATAAAAAATCTTTCCACTGATTCTAGAGAAATCGAAAAAGGTGATTTGTTCTTAGGTTTAGACGGTGAAAAAGTTGATGGAGGGAACTTTTGGGCAAAAGCAATTGAGAGAGGTGCTTGTGCAGCCATTATTAGTAAAAAGGCTTCTCTTTTAAATCCGCCAACTAACGAAGACCCCGTAGTTATTCTCCCAGAGCCAGTATCACTATTTATGGGTAAATTAGCTGCAGATTTTTGGGGTAAGCCATCTAGTGAGATTTGTTTGATAGGTATTACTGGGACTAACGGTAAAACGACTACATCATTTTTAATTGAATTTCTGACTACTTCGCTTGGTCATCCATCCGCTTTGTTTGGAACATTAATTAATAGATGGCCTAACCATGAGGAAACTTCAAAATATACAACTACTTTTGCGGTCCCTTTGCAGGCAAAACTTAGGAAAGCCGTTCAGGCAGGAGTTGAATATGGAGCAATGGAAGTAAGTTCACATGCTTTGTCTCAGAATAGAGTTGCTGGTTGTGATTTTAATGGGGCAGTATTTACAAACCTTTCAAGAGATCATTTAGATTATCACGATTCAATGGAATCTTATTTTGAGGCTAAAGCTAGTTTGTTCCGATCACATCTGATCGAAGATGGTGGCCCTAGATCAGTAATTAATATAGACGATAAATGGGGTGCAAAATTAGCAAAAGAGCTCAACAAAAAATGTTGGACATGTTCATTAAAAGAGAACTCCCAAACCAGAGAGAAAGCAGATTTATATATAAGTAATCTTCAAATTATGCAAGACGGATACAAGGGGAAATTGCATACGCCCTTTGGGGTTGAAAATTTTATTTCACCACTAATAGGTGAGTTTAATTTAATGAATATGTTGCAAGCAGTAGGAATTTTAGTTCAAAGGGGACTCCCATTAAATGATCTTTTGGCAGCTTTGAACAAGTTCCCTGGAGTGCCAGGGAGAATGCAACTGATTAACATGGATGGATTTAAAGTAAAAGAGGGCTATCCACTAGTGATAGTAGATTATGCGCATACACCGGATGGTTTGCAAAACGCTTTAATCGCATCGAGATCATTGACGAAAAGAAGATTAATTTGTGTCTTTGGTTGTGGTGGTGATAGAGATAAAGGTAAAAGATCTAAGATGGGGGAAGTTGCTGCTAAGTTTGCAGATTATATAGTTGTGACATCTGATAATCCTCGACAAGAAGACCCAATCGAAATTATTAAAGATATTGGAAAAGGTATAACAATTGATTCTGAGATTTCTGTTGAGCCAGAGAGATCCATTGCAATCCAATTGGCTATAGCAAAAGCCAAGAAAAACGACGTTGTTTTAATAGCAGGGAAAGGTCATGAGGATTATCAAATTCTAAAAGATCAGACAATTTATTTTGACGATCGTGAACAAGCTAGAAAAGCATTATCTTTAAAAACAGATTTTATTTGA
- the psbN gene encoding photosystem II reaction center protein PsbN, with the protein MLIGGIVVLLAGSVAYGVYSTFGSGSKELRDTIDEHAKMHELGIAHGHGGSSEAYEMSGKLQKDQIS; encoded by the coding sequence ATGCTGATAGGAGGAATTGTTGTTTTATTAGCCGGCTCAGTAGCCTATGGCGTTTATTCAACATTCGGTTCGGGCTCAAAAGAGCTCAGAGACACTATTGATGAGCACGCAAAAATGCATGAATTAGGTATTGCGCATGGTCATGGTGGAAGTTCAGAGGCCTATGAGATGTCTGGAAAACTTCAAAAGGATCAAATTTCGTAA